The following coding sequences are from one Ancylobacter sp. TS-1 window:
- a CDS encoding phosphate acetyltransferase codes for MSTVARAEHDHGKYERLIARAGEVGALPTAVAHPCDASSLRGALDAADAHLIVPILVGPEARIRAVAEAEGLDLTGIEIVDAPHSVASAAKAVELVRAGRAAFLMKGSLHSDELLGAVTARETGLRTGRRISHVFIMDVPSYGEPLFVTDAAVNIFPDLDAKRDIVQNAIDLHVGLGLGRPRVAILSAVETVTTSIPSTIEAAALCKMADRGQITGGDLDGPLALDNAISPEAARIKGIVSPVAGRAQILVAPDLEAGNMLAKNLTFMAGADAAGIVVGARVPVILTSRADALRTRLASCAVAVLYAHARLQQPGLGG; via the coding sequence GGGCGCTGCCCACCGCCGTCGCCCATCCCTGCGACGCCTCCTCCCTGCGCGGCGCGCTGGATGCCGCAGACGCTCACCTCATCGTGCCGATACTGGTCGGGCCGGAAGCCCGCATCCGCGCGGTCGCCGAGGCCGAGGGGCTGGACCTGACGGGAATCGAGATCGTCGACGCGCCGCACAGCGTCGCCTCCGCCGCCAAGGCGGTCGAGCTGGTGCGCGCCGGTCGCGCCGCCTTCCTGATGAAGGGCAGCCTGCACAGCGATGAACTGCTCGGCGCCGTCACCGCGCGCGAGACCGGGCTGCGCACCGGGCGGCGCATCAGCCACGTCTTCATCATGGACGTGCCGTCCTATGGCGAGCCGCTCTTCGTCACCGACGCGGCGGTGAACATCTTCCCCGACCTCGACGCCAAGCGCGACATCGTCCAGAACGCCATCGACCTGCATGTCGGGCTCGGGCTCGGCCGGCCGCGCGTCGCCATCCTCTCGGCGGTGGAAACCGTCACTACCTCGATCCCGAGCACCATCGAGGCGGCCGCGCTGTGCAAGATGGCCGATCGCGGCCAGATCACCGGGGGCGACCTCGACGGGCCGCTGGCGCTCGACAACGCCATCTCGCCGGAGGCGGCGCGCATCAAGGGCATCGTCTCCCCGGTCGCCGGGCGGGCGCAGATCCTCGTGGCGCCCGATCTCGAAGCCGGCAACATGCTGGCGAAGAACCTCACCTTCATGGCCGGCGCCGACGCCGCCGGCATCGTGGTCGGCGCCCGCGTCCCGGTCATCCTGACCAGCCGCGCCGACGCGCTGCGCACCCGCCTCGCCTCCTGCGCGGTGGCGGTGCTCTACGCCCATGCCCGCCTGCAGCAGCCGGGCCTGGGAGGCTGA